One genomic segment of Solibacillus sp. FSL W7-1436 includes these proteins:
- a CDS encoding HK97 gp10 family phage protein, with protein MAININQLADEINKQLREYADGVGEEMEKVARKVAKDGVKTLKLRSPELSGSYAKGWRAKKVDGVWVVHNATDYQLTHLLEKGHAKVGGGRVGARVHIKPVEERMIDEYVKGVEGAIRK; from the coding sequence GTGGCTATTAATATTAATCAACTCGCAGATGAAATCAACAAACAGCTTCGCGAATATGCGGATGGTGTCGGAGAAGAAATGGAGAAGGTAGCACGAAAAGTTGCCAAAGATGGCGTAAAAACACTTAAGCTACGAAGTCCAGAATTATCCGGTTCCTATGCAAAAGGTTGGCGAGCTAAAAAGGTTGACGGTGTATGGGTCGTCCACAACGCCACTGATTACCAACTAACGCATTTGCTTGAAAAGGGTCATGCAAAAGTTGGTGGTGGTCGTGTAGGCGCACGAGTACACATCAAACCGGTTGAAGAACGAATGATTGATGAATACGTAAAAGGTGTGGAAGGGGCGATCAGGAAATGA
- a CDS encoding phage major capsid protein, whose protein sequence is MDKIKELLNKRTELMNQAETLVAEGKLEEFNAIEAEVKELDNKIEAAKLAQANLQALQDNAKIADLSNLSEKPNEVNELANLKPVNAMTSEKLYENAFAKTIMGQELTQEENNVLLELNNHDTSNSGIFIPQTVLGDIINEMESQNPFLRDVRKLNIQGLVSIPKHTAITAGDAKGYIESEELEVEKNTFVEIQLGGKEVAKYIEVSFKLEAMAVPAFLAYLKDEIVDRLGVELGRQVINGDGGVREMEGVLTAMADVTSQHTSYTTGALSYANVTAAIAKLGSRHAASAKIYASASTIWNGLANMLDGSDRPYFIPDVTASGVGRAFGLVVEADSAIPEGTYIIGNAKGYTMNTNQPVRVESDRDIKARKTGFSAYTVVDGTVTHEKAFSILTPGV, encoded by the coding sequence CAGAGGGTAAACTTGAAGAGTTTAACGCTATTGAAGCAGAAGTAAAAGAGCTGGATAACAAAATTGAAGCTGCTAAATTAGCACAGGCAAACTTACAAGCGTTACAAGATAATGCTAAAATTGCAGATTTATCAAACCTATCAGAAAAACCAAATGAGGTGAACGAATTGGCGAACTTAAAACCTGTTAACGCAATGACTAGCGAAAAACTATACGAAAATGCTTTTGCTAAAACGATCATGGGACAAGAATTAACACAAGAAGAAAACAACGTGTTACTTGAATTAAACAACCATGATACATCAAACTCTGGAATCTTCATTCCACAAACGGTATTAGGCGACATCATCAACGAAATGGAATCTCAAAATCCGTTTTTACGCGATGTTCGTAAATTAAATATTCAAGGTTTAGTATCTATTCCGAAACATACTGCGATCACTGCCGGTGATGCGAAAGGTTACATCGAATCGGAAGAACTAGAAGTAGAGAAAAACACATTCGTTGAAATTCAATTAGGCGGTAAGGAAGTTGCTAAGTACATTGAAGTTTCATTCAAACTTGAAGCAATGGCTGTTCCGGCATTCCTTGCATACCTTAAAGACGAAATCGTTGACCGCTTAGGTGTTGAATTAGGCCGTCAAGTAATCAATGGTGACGGTGGCGTTCGTGAAATGGAAGGCGTATTAACGGCAATGGCTGACGTTACTTCACAACACACTTCTTACACAACAGGCGCATTATCATATGCAAATGTGACAGCTGCAATTGCAAAACTTGGTTCTCGTCATGCTGCAAGTGCGAAAATTTATGCTTCTGCATCAACAATTTGGAATGGTTTAGCCAACATGTTAGATGGTAGCGACCGTCCATACTTCATCCCAGACGTAACAGCAAGCGGCGTAGGTCGTGCGTTCGGATTAGTGGTTGAAGCGGATAGCGCAATTCCAGAAGGTACGTATATCATCGGTAACGCAAAAGGCTACACAATGAATACGAATCAGCCAGTACGTGTTGAATCGGATCGTGACATTAAAGCTCGTAAAACTGGATTTTCTGCTTACACAGTTGTGGATGGTACAGTTACACACGAAAAAGCATTCTCTATCTTAACACCAGGCGTTTAA
- a CDS encoding phage head-tail adapter protein encodes MSMFKDVIQLVGYSIELDEMMQEVKTPYERQVFANKRSVSQTEFFNGGQGGLKPQYQFEIRLSEFNGESELVHEGKTYSVYRTYENGENIELYSEVRVGGY; translated from the coding sequence ATGTCAATGTTTAAAGATGTGATTCAACTAGTCGGATATTCCATTGAGCTTGATGAAATGATGCAAGAAGTTAAAACGCCTTATGAAAGACAAGTATTCGCAAACAAGCGCAGCGTATCACAAACGGAATTTTTCAACGGTGGTCAAGGTGGATTGAAGCCACAATACCAATTTGAAATTCGATTAAGTGAATTTAATGGCGAAAGCGAACTTGTTCATGAAGGTAAAACGTATTCAGTTTATCGGACGTATGAAAACGGTGAAAATATAGAGCTATATAGCGAGGTGAGAGTCGGTGGCTATTAA
- a CDS encoding head-tail connector protein: MLPKIKQALRITHDALDMEIQDLIDAAMMDLSISGVQVISDADPLILRAITLYAKAHFGLSNDDSEKYLRGYTSLKIHLALCGVYHVNV; encoded by the coding sequence ATGCTTCCAAAGATTAAACAAGCATTACGGATTACCCATGATGCGTTAGACATGGAGATTCAAGATTTAATCGATGCGGCTATGATGGATTTATCGATCAGTGGTGTACAAGTTATTAGTGATGCTGATCCGCTGATTCTACGAGCCATTACGTTATACGCAAAAGCTCATTTTGGACTATCTAATGACGACAGCGAAAAGTATTTGCGCGGCTATACGTCACTTAAAATTCACTTAGCATTGTGCGGTGTTTACCATGTCAATGTTTAA
- a CDS encoding major tail protein encodes MAQNKVKFGLKNVHYAVATEDEDGVLTYSAPVRYPGAVSLTLDTRGETTEFYADDRVYYATTTNNGYEGTYEAAEMPVSFRTDVLGDILDADGVLTETTNAKTQKIALMFEFDGDVKATRHALYNVSVSRPGTSSSTKTETTEPTTQELSFVASPTVDGVVKRSTTAETPDEVYNAWFTTVFEPAPVVETP; translated from the coding sequence ATGGCTCAAAACAAAGTGAAATTTGGTTTAAAGAATGTACACTATGCAGTCGCTACAGAAGATGAAGATGGTGTATTAACATATTCTGCGCCGGTACGTTATCCAGGTGCGGTATCACTAACATTAGATACGCGCGGAGAAACAACAGAATTTTATGCTGACGACCGTGTATATTACGCGACAACAACAAACAATGGTTATGAAGGTACTTATGAAGCAGCTGAAATGCCGGTTTCATTCCGTACTGATGTATTAGGGGATATTTTAGATGCTGACGGCGTTTTAACTGAAACTACAAACGCAAAAACTCAAAAAATCGCTTTGATGTTTGAATTTGATGGAGATGTGAAAGCAACTCGCCATGCATTATACAATGTATCGGTTTCTCGTCCAGGTACGTCAAGTTCAACGAAAACAGAAACGACTGAACCAACTACACAGGAATTATCGTTCGTAGCTTCACCAACAGTTGACGGCGTAGTAAAACGCAGCACAACAGCTGAAACACCGGACGAAGTTTACAATGCTTGGTTTACAACTGTATTCGAACCAGCGCCGGTAGTTGAAACACCTTAA